A stretch of DNA from Campylobacter concisus ATCC 51562:
CCGACAAGTGAGCAAACAGCCGCGCCAAACATTATAGTTGTAATTGGCGCGATCTTAACCATACCGCCCATCTTGCTCATATCTTTGTGGCCGTAAATTCTTGCAATATTGCCTGTTGAGCAAAATGCCAAAGCTTTTGTAAAGCTGTGAGCCAAGCAGTGGAATATCGCTGCAAATAGACCAAATTTACCGCCAACACCAAGTGCAAATGCGATAACACCCATGTGAACGATTGAGTGATATGCAAACATTCTTTTTACGTTGTGTTGTCTGATTAGGAAAAATCCTGCTACAAAAAGTGTGATAGTTCCTGAAACGATCATTATGCCCTCAACAAAGCTAAATCCAACAGCTTGAGCTGTGATAGCGTAGTATCTTAAGAGTGCTAGCATCGCACATTTTAAAAGCACACCTGATAGTAAAGCTGAGATAGGTGCTGGACCTTCAGCGTGAACGTCTGGTAGCCAAGTGTGAGTTGGAGCAAGACCAGCTTTTGTACCAAAGCCAATTAGAGCAAATACAAAGATAAGTTTTGCTGCATCTGGGTTTAAATTTTTAGCGTTTGCCATTATGCTTGAAAATAGCATAGAAGCTTCGCCATCTCCTAGAGTACTAAATGTGGCTGAATATAAAAGAACAGTCGCATAAAGTGCAAATGCTAGACCAATTGAGCAAAGAACGATGTATTTATAGCCACTTTCTGTTGATTTTTGATCTTTGTGGATAGCGACCAAAAATACTGAAGCAAGAGTTGTTGCCTCGATAGCTGCCCACATAAACGCAACGTTGTTGCAAATAACACTTAAAGTCATTGTAAAGATAAATACATGGCTTAACGCATAATATTTTTTAAGATCGCTTAAGTGGATGTGTCCATCTTCAAGCTCCCATCTCATGTAGTGGATAGAGTAGAAATTTACTATAAATCCAGTTACAGCGATAAGCACCAAGAAAACACAGCCTAAGCTATCTAAAAACAAAAATTTATCAAAACTATAAAAAGTTCCGCTACTTAAGACTTTAAGAACATTGTTAAGTAAAGCCACCGATGTCGCAGCAGAAAACAAAACGTGAAGTCCGCTTAATACCGCATAATTTTTAGGACTCAAAAACAAGACCAAAGCACCAAGGAGCGGTAAGATAAGTATTAAAGCTAAACTATCCATCTCTAACCCCTTAAATTTGAAGCTTTAGAAGTATCTAAGCTATCATAAGCTTTATAAAATCTAATCGCTAGAATGCTCATGATGATAACGGCAAATATTGCATCTGTTAAAATTCCAAGCTCGACTAACTCATGTGAGTTATAAGCCATTAGAGCAAGGCTTAGGTGGATACCGTTTTCAAACAAGCAGTAAGCTAGAATTTGTTTTATAAATGAGTTTCTTAGCATGAAGCCAAAAATTCCCATCATAAAGACCGTTCCAGCTGCGATTAGCATGATCTCTTCTTTAATAAGAGAGAATTTTAAAAATATAGGGTGGATACTCATTGAAAGAGCTAGAGAAAATCCCATAGCGATAACAGGACTTACAAAAAATCCACCAACTGGCTCATCTTCGCTAACTACGCCAAGTTTTTTGATAAGCCAGAATAAAATTCCTGGCACAAGCAAAACTTTGGTAAAAAATGCAACGATCGCCCAAGTTTTGAGTTGCTCGGCGTTAAATTTCTCAGATAGCAAGAAAAATATGCTAACTAAAAGTAGTGTCTCAATCGCATAAGCGATGATTGAGAGTTTTAAGCTTCTAAGACCAAAAACCGCAAGCGAAGTTACGATCATGCAAATGGCTAAAATATCAAGTGTTTGCATCTCACACTCCTACTACATAAAGTGTTAGTGCAACAAACGAGATAGCAAGTGCACCAAGTGCATTTTTGCGTAAAGATGAAGTCATTTTAAAGCGTGGTCCAAAGTTGTCTATAAAGACAGCCGCTACGTAAAATACTCCAGTTTTTATCACAAAAACGATAATAGCTAAGAAAGGATTGCTAAAATTCCATGGCTCAAATATAGTTAGGAAAAGTCCGATCATAGCAAACTGTTTTAATATAAGTGATGCTTGAACTAAACCAAGGTCGCTACCTGCATACTCGCCAAGTAAGCCTTCTTGAAGCTCTTGCTCAGCTTCAGCTACGTCAAATGGTTTTCTACCAGTCTCAACATACATACACCATAAAAATGCGATAGAAGCTACGGCAAAACTTGGGATTTGATATCCGATAACACCAGTTTTTACCATCTCTTGGATCTCAATTAAATTTGATGTTTTAGCTGCAAGCATTACTACGATTAGGCACATGATCATAACTGGCTCAACATATACACCAAGCATTTGCTCCCTGCCGCCGCCTGTTGCTGCAAATGGGTTGCCGCTATCCATTGAAGCTGCACCAAATACAAATCTAAGCAATGCGCCAAGATAGAGGATCACAAATATATCTGAATACGCTCCAAAAACAGTATCTTTGCTATATGTTATAGGTATAGCAGCTAGCACTGCAGCTGAAGTTGCAAAAAGGAAAAATGGAGCCCATCTAAATACCCAGTGAGAGCACTCAGGGACGGTTCTTCCTCTTCTAAAGAGTTTTATAATATCACGATATGTTTGAAAGAAATCGCTACCTTGTTTTGATTGAAGTCTAGCTCTTAGTTTTCTTGCCATACCATCAAACAAAGGAGCTACCAAAACGATAACGATTACTTGAAATATCATTAAAAGTATAGTTTGCATTTTCGTCTCCTAAACTAAAAAGTAGCCCACAGCAAGTATGGCACAAAGATAAATTAGGATATAAAGCGTATAGACGTTTGTGTATCCGCTTTGAACAATGCCTAGTTTATCGGCAAATTTCATACACCATTTGATGACTGGCTCATAAAACATTCCCCACCAGATATCTTTTGGATGGTTGTGATATTCAACCGCGTCAAAATAATTTCTAGTAACGATCTTTTTATCAGCTCTAAATAGCCATTGCATAATCTTTCTAAGATCGCCTGTAAATGGGCCACCTGTCATTTGCATACGTGAGCTATATTTAAAGCCGCATGCCCAAGGATCAGTCTCGCGTGGCTTATCTCTATTTGCTTTCATAACAGCAAGGATGATAAATGGCAAAATCATAGTCGCACATAAAACTAAAGCGATAAGCGGAGTTGAGATCATACTGCCTATTGGTGAAGTTACATTTATAGCACCAAGGCTAGCTTTATAGTCACTTATAGCGATAGAATTTACAGCTTGCATGATGTAATCAACTATGTAGTTTGCGCCAAGACCAAAGCCAACGCAGCCTATCATTAGGATGATCATACCAAGAACCATGCCTATTGGACTCTCTTTAGCATTTTCCCAAATTTTTTGATCTCTTGGAGTACCTGCAAAGATAACAGCGTAAAGTTTTAAGTGCATACCAACCAAAACGCCTGTTAGCGCAAGAGCTACGACGCCAAGTGTAAATGCATATCTAACTAATGTTCCTTCCCCCATTGCACCTTGAAGCATACCTTGATATGTAAACCACTCTGAAACAAAGCCGTTTACTGGAGGCAAGGCTGCGATACCCATAATACCTATAAACATACCAAGGCTTGTCCATGGCATTTTTTTAGCAAGACCACCAAGGATGTCCATATTTTGTGTATGAGTAGCGTGGATAACCGAACCAGCACAAAGGAAAAGTAGACCTTTAAATATAGCGTGATTGACTACGTGGTAGCAACCTGCTAGAAAACCTACTGCTGCAAGTGTTAAATTTCCAGCTGCAACGCCGTAAATTCCTGTGCCAAGACCTAGCAAGATGATGCCTATGTTCTCAACTGAGTGATAAGCAAGCAAAGCCTTGAAGTCGTGTTGACAAAGAGCGTATAAAACACCAAATAGTGAGCTAGCTGCACCAAGAGCGAGTATTGTAAGACCAAAATATGTACTAAGTGGCAAGTAAAGTGTAAATTTAACTAATGTAAATAGAGCAACTTTAATCATAACGCCTGACATAAGGGCTGAAACGTTTGATGGTGCTGCTGGGTGAGCTTGTGGAAGCCAAACGTGAAATGGCCACATACCAGCTTTACTACCAAAGCCGACCAAAAATAGTGCAAATACAGCAGCAGAAGCGCCAAATGGCATCTTAACGCCCATAAATGCGCTAAACTCAAAGCTTCCTGCGTAGTATGCAGTGATAAGCAAGCCACAGGTGATACAAAATGCACCAATTTGTGCGATGCCAAGATATACCATAACTGCTTTAAGTGTATTTTTACCATCATTTACTATGATAAGGAACGATGAGATAAGAGTCATAAGCTCCCATAAAACAACAAAGCAAAATACATTATCAGCGCTAATTACTAGAAGCATTGAGAGTATAAATGTATTAAACAAACATGCAAATACGCCAACGTTTGCTTTTTTGATGTACTCATCTGCATAGCTCATACCATAAACGCTACTTGCAAATCCTATGAAAACAACGACAAAGCTAAAGAAATTTCCAAGTGGATTTAGCGCAAATTTTGGCGAATACAAAAAGCCATCCATAAGAGCAAAGCTATCGCTTACTCCCATATTTGCAACAAAGTGACACATCGCATAAAAACAGCTTAAAGCACTTAGACCAAAACCAACCTTTACAGCGGCCTTTGGAGCACAATAAAGCAAGATGCTAACGACGGCACTTACAAGAAATAGCATATAAACCGTAGTCATCTTATGCTCCTTGTCCGTTT
This window harbors:
- a CDS encoding hydrogenase 4 subunit F, with protein sequence MDSLALILILPLLGALVLFLSPKNYAVLSGLHVLFSAATSVALLNNVLKVLSSGTFYSFDKFLFLDSLGCVFLVLIAVTGFIVNFYSIHYMRWELEDGHIHLSDLKKYYALSHVFIFTMTLSVICNNVAFMWAAIEATTLASVFLVAIHKDQKSTESGYKYIVLCSIGLAFALYATVLLYSATFSTLGDGEASMLFSSIMANAKNLNPDAAKLIFVFALIGFGTKAGLAPTHTWLPDVHAEGPAPISALLSGVLLKCAMLALLRYYAITAQAVGFSFVEGIMIVSGTITLFVAGFFLIRQHNVKRMFAYHSIVHMGVIAFALGVGGKFGLFAAIFHCLAHSFTKALAFCSTGNIARIYGHKDMSKMGGMVKIAPITTIMFGAAVCSLVGVPAFAIFVSEYNVFVGAITSGQYIAVALFAIALAVIFIADFAHFNMASFGEPKGVVVHNKEMSLLENLPLIALCALIIIFGVWHVDSFYTLVDNGVNIMMGALK
- the hyfE gene encoding hydrogenase 4 membrane subunit, whose amino-acid sequence is MQTLDILAICMIVTSLAVFGLRSLKLSIIAYAIETLLLVSIFFLLSEKFNAEQLKTWAIVAFFTKVLLVPGILFWLIKKLGVVSEDEPVGGFFVSPVIAMGFSLALSMSIHPIFLKFSLIKEEIMLIAAGTVFMMGIFGFMLRNSFIKQILAYCLFENGIHLSLALMAYNSHELVELGILTDAIFAVIIMSILAIRFYKAYDSLDTSKASNLRG
- a CDS encoding respiratory chain complex I subunit 1 family protein, with product MQTILLMIFQVIVIVLVAPLFDGMARKLRARLQSKQGSDFFQTYRDIIKLFRRGRTVPECSHWVFRWAPFFLFATSAAVLAAIPITYSKDTVFGAYSDIFVILYLGALLRFVFGAASMDSGNPFAATGGGREQMLGVYVEPVMIMCLIVVMLAAKTSNLIEIQEMVKTGVIGYQIPSFAVASIAFLWCMYVETGRKPFDVAEAEQELQEGLLGEYAGSDLGLVQASLILKQFAMIGLFLTIFEPWNFSNPFLAIIVFVIKTGVFYVAAVFIDNFGPRFKMTSSLRKNALGALAISFVALTLYVVGV
- a CDS encoding proton-conducting transporter membrane subunit yields the protein MTTVYMLFLVSAVVSILLYCAPKAAVKVGFGLSALSCFYAMCHFVANMGVSDSFALMDGFLYSPKFALNPLGNFFSFVVVFIGFASSVYGMSYADEYIKKANVGVFACLFNTFILSMLLVISADNVFCFVVLWELMTLISSFLIIVNDGKNTLKAVMVYLGIAQIGAFCITCGLLITAYYAGSFEFSAFMGVKMPFGASAAVFALFLVGFGSKAGMWPFHVWLPQAHPAAPSNVSALMSGVMIKVALFTLVKFTLYLPLSTYFGLTILALGAASSLFGVLYALCQHDFKALLAYHSVENIGIILLGLGTGIYGVAAGNLTLAAVGFLAGCYHVVNHAIFKGLLFLCAGSVIHATHTQNMDILGGLAKKMPWTSLGMFIGIMGIAALPPVNGFVSEWFTYQGMLQGAMGEGTLVRYAFTLGVVALALTGVLVGMHLKLYAVIFAGTPRDQKIWENAKESPIGMVLGMIILMIGCVGFGLGANYIVDYIMQAVNSIAISDYKASLGAINVTSPIGSMISTPLIALVLCATMILPFIILAVMKANRDKPRETDPWACGFKYSSRMQMTGGPFTGDLRKIMQWLFRADKKIVTRNYFDAVEYHNHPKDIWWGMFYEPVIKWCMKFADKLGIVQSGYTNVYTLYILIYLCAILAVGYFLV